One genomic region from Methanocaldococcus fervens AG86 encodes:
- the purD gene encoding phosphoribosylamine--glycine ligase: MKILLIGGGARESAIAHALKKNEDVELYTLMKNKNPGIARLSKEIKLAKETDLDAVKEFAEKINPDLAVIGPEAPLDVGVVDLLEDLGIPAVGPKKLAAQIETNKEFMRNLFKKYDIKGSLIYKAFEEYGEELESFIDELTEKGIKAVVKPVGLTGGKGVKVVGEQLKDNEEAKKYAKEIFETGLGGGKVLIEEKLEGVEFTLHGFVDIDNIKFTPFVQDHPHAFEGDEGSITGGMGSYSCPDHKLPFMTEEDVEMAKEIMEETVKALKKEVGGYKGILYGQFMLTKDGPKIIEYNARFGDPEAMNLLAILKNDFLEICEAIVNKKLKDVDVEFENKATVCKYVVPKGYPDNPVKGEPISVDEEAIKKLGAILHYASVNEEDGNLYMTGSRAVAVVGVADTIEEAEKIAEEATKYIKGEVYHRSDIGKKELIRKRIEKMKQLRGE, translated from the coding sequence ATGAAAATCTTATTGATTGGTGGAGGAGCAAGAGAAAGTGCAATAGCTCATGCTTTAAAAAAGAATGAAGATGTGGAGTTATATACGCTAATGAAAAACAAAAACCCAGGGATTGCAAGATTATCTAAGGAAATAAAGTTAGCTAAAGAGACAGATTTAGACGCTGTTAAAGAATTTGCTGAAAAAATTAACCCTGACTTAGCTGTTATAGGTCCTGAAGCTCCTTTAGATGTTGGAGTTGTTGATTTGTTGGAGGATTTGGGAATTCCAGCAGTTGGGCCTAAAAAATTAGCTGCCCAAATAGAGACAAACAAAGAATTTATGAGGAACTTATTCAAAAAATACGATATAAAAGGTTCTTTAATATACAAAGCATTTGAAGAATATGGAGAAGAGTTGGAGAGCTTTATTGATGAATTAACTGAAAAAGGCATTAAAGCTGTAGTAAAACCAGTTGGATTAACTGGAGGTAAAGGAGTTAAGGTAGTTGGAGAGCAGTTAAAAGATAATGAGGAGGCAAAGAAATATGCTAAAGAGATTTTTGAAACTGGATTAGGTGGAGGAAAGGTTTTAATTGAAGAAAAATTAGAGGGAGTTGAATTCACATTACACGGATTTGTTGATATTGATAATATAAAATTCACTCCATTTGTTCAAGACCACCCGCATGCATTTGAAGGGGATGAAGGAAGTATAACTGGAGGTATGGGCTCATATTCATGCCCAGATCATAAACTTCCATTCATGACTGAAGAAGACGTAGAGATGGCGAAAGAAATTATGGAAGAGACAGTTAAAGCATTGAAAAAAGAGGTTGGAGGATATAAAGGAATTTTATACGGGCAATTTATGCTAACAAAAGATGGACCTAAAATTATAGAATACAATGCAAGATTTGGAGACCCCGAGGCTATGAATTTATTGGCTATATTAAAAAATGACTTCTTAGAGATCTGTGAGGCAATTGTAAATAAAAAGCTTAAAGATGTTGATGTTGAATTTGAAAACAAGGCTACAGTTTGTAAGTATGTAGTTCCAAAAGGATATCCTGACAACCCTGTTAAAGGAGAGCCAATAAGTGTTGATGAAGAGGCTATTAAAAAATTGGGGGCCATCTTACACTACGCCTCAGTCAATGAAGAGGATGGAAACTTATACATGACTGGTTCAAGAGCTGTTGCAGTAGTTGGAGTTGCGGATACAATTGAAGAAGCTGAAAAAATAGCTGAAGAGGCTACAAAATACATTAAAGGGGAGGTATATCATAGAAGTGATATTGGCAAAAAAGAATTAATTAGAAAGAGAATTGAGAAGATGAAACAGTTGAGAGGAGAATAA
- a CDS encoding ABC transporter permease, with the protein MIELVYAFIFVIIAVIIAHREELDIEKKIIYVSILALIQLIVLGFVLLYVFSYGMIGAFLMISVMITLASFLIMKEINLKNRKKLFISLFITFLTTATVSLVILIISKIIKFEPSYVIPLMGMVIGNAMNTIHLTLDKIIDSVKSERDILWGYLALGATEIEALKPFIKNAVKSALIPQMNRTKSVGVIFIPGAMVGMLLSGANPLYAAKIQIVIMWMILSSAVISGVLICYLMHKEIVKV; encoded by the coding sequence TTGATAGAACTTGTTTATGCCTTTATCTTTGTAATTATTGCAGTTATTATAGCGCATAGAGAAGAATTGGACATAGAGAAAAAAATAATATATGTATCAATCTTAGCTTTAATTCAGCTAATTGTTTTAGGGTTTGTTTTGCTCTACGTATTTTCTTATGGGATGATTGGAGCATTTTTAATGATTTCTGTAATGATCACCTTGGCATCTTTTCTCATAATGAAAGAAATAAATTTAAAAAATAGGAAAAAGCTTTTTATTAGCTTATTCATCACATTCTTAACTACTGCAACAGTTTCACTTGTTATATTGATAATATCCAAAATTATAAAATTTGAGCCATCCTATGTTATCCCATTGATGGGTATGGTTATTGGGAATGCCATGAATACTATCCATTTGACGCTTGATAAAATAATAGATTCGGTTAAATCTGAAAGAGATATTTTGTGGGGGTATTTGGCTTTAGGAGCTACTGAGATAGAAGCTTTAAAGCCATTTATAAAAAATGCTGTAAAATCTGCTCTAATTCCACAAATGAATAGGACAAAGTCAGTTGGTGTTATCTTTATTCCAGGAGCTATGGTTGGGATGCTTTTAAGCGGAGCAAATCCATTATATGCGGCAAAGATTCAAATTGTCATTATGTGGATGATTCTAAGCTCCGCTGTAATTTCTGGAGTTTTGATATGTTATCTAATGCATAAAGAGATTGTTAAAGTATAA
- a CDS encoding YkgJ family cysteine cluster protein yields MDWEITFKGITYECINCSYCCSCESWRIYLNYFDRLKLKDYEYAIESCEGEFKHRLKINERGCILLDKNLCKVHLEKGYEFKPLMCMIFPFSCMVKWDGTPLLIIKHYCKGIKKGDVDKKVVNEAIELIKELYFDRFEKIIENGLEYSSKTEMFEGCKIYWEEREEFGKYIFSSKSFDEMFERCKEVFCDKINLINIGKFDEIKNNLLTYGNKENEEEILRYLLELNRREHFRKLPFYKEVNKLLDIGGYLSRFRNVFEGEGEIDKRLFLKHL; encoded by the coding sequence ATGGATTGGGAGATAACGTTTAAAGGCATAACTTATGAGTGCATAAATTGTTCTTACTGTTGCTCATGTGAGAGTTGGAGGATATATTTGAATTATTTTGATAGGTTAAAGCTTAAAGATTATGAATATGCAATAGAATCCTGTGAAGGAGAGTTTAAGCATAGGTTAAAAATTAATGAAAGAGGTTGTATCTTATTAGATAAAAACCTATGCAAAGTTCATTTGGAAAAAGGTTATGAATTTAAACCATTGATGTGCATGATTTTCCCTTTCAGTTGTATGGTGAAGTGGGACGGAACTCCTTTATTGATAATAAAACATTACTGTAAGGGAATTAAAAAAGGGGATGTAGACAAAAAAGTTGTTAATGAAGCTATTGAGCTAATAAAAGAGCTTTATTTTGATAGGTTTGAAAAGATTATAGAGAATGGCCTGGAATACAGCAGTAAGACAGAGATGTTTGAGGGCTGTAAAATTTACTGGGAAGAGAGGGAAGAGTTTGGAAAATATATTTTTAGTAGTAAATCATTTGATGAGATGTTTGAAAGATGCAAGGAAGTTTTTTGTGATAAAATAAATCTCATAAACATTGGAAAATTTGATGAAATAAAAAACAACCTATTAACTTATGGCAATAAAGAGAACGAAGAGGAAATTTTAAGGTATTTGTTGGAGCTGAACAGGAGGGAGCATTTCAGAAAACTTCCTTTCTATAAAGAGGTTAACAAACTCTTAGACATTGGGGGTTATTTGAGCAGATTCAGGAATGTATTTGAAGGTGAGGGCGAGATTGACAAAAGGTTATTTTTAAAACACTTATAA
- a CDS encoding tetratricopeptide repeat protein has product MEIKNEKEMEISNILLSLTYLIKSYECRDKGNFLESAYYLEKALELNPNLKLAKFLKAILLMILGDIQRSTKYLEEIAKDSKDPITYTLLGQCYELSGNFDKALECYEKSLGIDEKFALVVFFKSLCVGISDECDKTLTYCDKLIANSPDFVPAYIIKADLLRRLGRYEEALHCLNRALDLKSNDKNAMYLKALILKKMGKYDESLKYYEKLIDELNITCIEVIREGIYLSFLFNKLDQAEKYIEMGLKSIPGDASLWYFKGRLYEKQGKAEEALKYYNKALQIMPNHTKALLAKARVLEKLGRIEESIEYYNIALDK; this is encoded by the coding sequence ATGGAAATAAAAAATGAAAAAGAAATGGAAATTTCCAATATATTGTTATCACTAACTTATTTAATTAAATCATACGAATGTAGGGATAAAGGGAATTTCTTGGAGTCAGCATATTACCTTGAAAAGGCTTTAGAGCTAAATCCCAATTTAAAACTTGCAAAATTTTTGAAAGCAATATTGTTAATGATTTTAGGAGATATCCAAAGATCTACAAAATATCTCGAAGAGATTGCAAAAGATTCCAAAGATCCTATAACATATACCCTTCTCGGCCAATGTTATGAATTATCAGGGAATTTTGACAAAGCATTGGAATGCTATGAAAAATCGCTGGGTATCGATGAGAAATTTGCCTTGGTAGTTTTCTTCAAAAGTTTATGCGTGGGTATTTCTGATGAATGTGACAAAACATTAACATATTGTGATAAATTAATAGCAAATTCACCTGACTTTGTTCCTGCATATATAATCAAAGCAGACCTGTTGCGTAGGTTAGGTAGGTATGAAGAGGCATTACATTGTTTAAATAGAGCTTTAGATTTAAAATCAAATGATAAAAATGCCATGTATTTGAAAGCACTAATTTTGAAAAAAATGGGTAAGTATGATGAGTCTCTAAAATATTACGAAAAACTTATTGACGAATTAAATATAACTTGTATTGAAGTAATTAGGGAGGGGATCTACTTATCATTCTTATTTAATAAACTTGATCAAGCTGAAAAATATATTGAAATGGGATTAAAATCAATACCCGGAGATGCAAGTTTGTGGTATTTTAAAGGCAGATTATATGAAAAGCAAGGTAAAGCTGAAGAGGCTTTAAAATATTACAACAAAGCTCTTCAGATTATGCCTAATCATACAAAAGCTTTACTCGCAAAGGCAAGAGTACTGGAAAAATTAGGAAGAATAGAGGAATCTATAGAATATTACAACATAGCGCTTGATAAATAA
- the smc gene encoding chromosome segregation protein SMC, with the protein MVALERIELKNFKSFKKLSLDIPKGFTAIVGPNGSGKSNIVDAILFVLGKTSAKKLRASRFSGLITYHNGKRADFAEVYLYFSNDNNVFNINANKVGILRRIKKNGETDYYLIWKEGDKEKRKKMSKHEIIDLFRRLGLLGDNVISQGDLLKIINISPIERRKIIDEISGVAEFDEKKKKAEEELKKARELIEMIDIRINEVENNLKKLKKEKEDAERYIKLNEELKSAKYALILKKVSYLNTFLENLQDNIKNLESLKEEFLGKVKDINAEIDNLKVRLDNIINELNEKGNEEVLELHKSIKELEIEIENDKKVLENSKNELNKIENEIKNKKNEIDETQKKIIENRDKIIEKENKIKEIEEKIKNLNYEKERLKEAIAESENIIKSLKKAEMEVTDEIAKSQNELYKLKKELNDLENLVDRKSFEIEKNNEIIKKLKEELESVEDVDTKPLYLELENLNVDIEFSKKKIKELEEKKKELQSKLDELHAEYVKENARIKALKEMEDISVDKTIREILNANLPGVIDIVGNLGKTKIEYKKAIEVAAGNRLNHIVVKRMEDGVRAIKYLKERKLGRATFLPLDRIEGREAEYIYEDGVIGRAIDLVEFDEKYRKIFEYVFGNTVVVENIDIAKELAKKYRKVRFVTLDGDVIEPSGVMVGGTFKSRAKIKVDVDLSKLNRIADEIIAIEGELRNIKEEIERLNEIIRKSSAKKMEIENTLEIIKKNEMRRREIVEKNNIKIKELELKNKEILDELEELKINKEEILDKINEIESKINELIEKRERIMKELKEYESDENLKRMNEIEDELKILEKEKAKLKNEIDKGLTLVKEILIPKIEELNKKASELINKKAVLEKNISFYEEGINKNLKILEEKKKKYEELAKNLKELTTKKEEIEKEIETLENEKRDVLKKVRDIENRINELMVEKAKYESKLEEEERKLYLCEKVDVSEDLEEKSIEELELYIGELENEIKKLEPVNMRAIEDYNYVAERYNELIEKRKEYERDEKKYLQLMEELENRKKEVFMEVFNKVAKNFEDVYREIGGYGKLSLENEENPFEGGILIDASPRGKKLLSLDAMSGGEKSLTALAFLFAIQRLNPSPFYVLDEVDAALDVKNVSLIADMIKNASKDSQFIVVSHREQMVSKADVVYGVYMENGLSKVVGIRL; encoded by the coding sequence ATGGTTGCACTGGAAAGGATAGAACTAAAAAATTTTAAATCATTTAAAAAATTATCTTTGGACATTCCAAAAGGATTTACAGCCATAGTAGGACCAAATGGAAGCGGAAAATCAAATATAGTTGATGCCATATTATTCGTTCTTGGAAAAACATCCGCTAAAAAATTAAGGGCTAGTAGATTCAGCGGTTTAATAACCTATCATAACGGAAAAAGGGCTGATTTTGCAGAAGTTTACCTATACTTTTCAAACGACAACAACGTCTTTAACATTAACGCCAATAAAGTTGGGATTTTAAGAAGAATAAAAAAGAATGGAGAGACAGACTATTATTTAATATGGAAAGAAGGAGATAAAGAAAAAAGAAAAAAGATGTCTAAGCATGAAATTATTGATTTATTTAGGAGATTGGGGCTTTTAGGGGATAATGTAATCTCTCAAGGAGATTTATTGAAGATTATTAATATCTCTCCAATTGAGAGGAGAAAGATTATTGATGAGATTAGCGGAGTTGCGGAATTTGATGAAAAGAAGAAAAAGGCAGAGGAAGAGTTAAAAAAGGCAAGGGAATTAATTGAGATGATAGATATAAGGATTAATGAGGTTGAGAATAATTTAAAAAAGCTTAAAAAAGAAAAAGAAGATGCAGAAAGGTATATTAAATTAAATGAGGAGCTAAAATCAGCAAAATATGCATTGATATTGAAGAAGGTTAGTTATTTAAATACTTTTTTAGAAAACCTTCAAGATAATATAAAAAACTTAGAAAGCCTTAAAGAGGAGTTTTTGGGGAAAGTTAAGGATATAAATGCTGAAATAGACAATTTAAAGGTAAGATTAGACAATATAATAAATGAACTCAATGAAAAAGGTAATGAAGAGGTTTTAGAGCTACACAAATCAATTAAAGAGCTTGAAATTGAAATTGAAAACGATAAAAAAGTTTTGGAAAATTCAAAAAATGAATTGAATAAAATTGAAAATGAAATTAAAAATAAAAAGAATGAAATTGATGAAACTCAAAAAAAGATTATTGAAAATAGAGATAAAATTATCGAAAAAGAAAATAAAATTAAAGAAATTGAGGAGAAAATTAAAAACCTAAATTATGAGAAAGAAAGGTTAAAAGAGGCTATTGCTGAAAGCGAAAATATAATAAAAAGCTTAAAAAAAGCTGAGATGGAAGTGACTGATGAAATAGCTAAAAGTCAAAATGAGCTTTATAAATTAAAAAAAGAATTAAATGATTTAGAGAATTTAGTAGATAGGAAGAGTTTTGAAATTGAAAAAAACAATGAAATTATAAAAAAATTAAAGGAGGAGCTTGAATCTGTCGAAGATGTTGATACCAAGCCGTTATATTTAGAGCTTGAAAATTTAAACGTTGATATTGAATTTTCAAAGAAGAAGATAAAAGAGCTTGAAGAAAAAAAGAAGGAACTTCAATCTAAATTGGATGAGTTGCATGCTGAATATGTTAAAGAGAATGCAAGGATTAAAGCGTTAAAAGAGATGGAAGATATTTCAGTAGATAAAACCATTAGGGAGATTTTAAACGCCAATCTACCAGGAGTTATTGATATTGTTGGAAATTTAGGAAAGACAAAGATTGAATATAAAAAAGCAATTGAAGTAGCGGCTGGAAATAGGTTAAATCATATAGTTGTTAAAAGAATGGAGGATGGAGTTAGAGCTATAAAGTATTTAAAAGAGAGAAAGCTCGGTAGAGCTACATTTCTGCCATTAGATAGGATTGAAGGTAGAGAAGCAGAATATATATATGAAGATGGCGTTATTGGGAGGGCAATAGATTTAGTGGAGTTTGATGAAAAATATAGGAAGATATTTGAATACGTGTTTGGAAACACTGTAGTTGTTGAAAACATTGATATAGCAAAGGAATTGGCTAAAAAATACAGGAAAGTAAGGTTTGTAACATTGGATGGGGATGTTATAGAGCCAAGTGGGGTAATGGTTGGAGGAACTTTTAAAAGCAGGGCTAAGATAAAGGTTGATGTTGATTTAAGTAAGCTGAATAGAATAGCTGATGAAATCATTGCTATTGAAGGAGAGTTGAGAAATATTAAAGAAGAAATTGAAAGATTAAATGAGATAATAAGAAAGAGCTCAGCCAAAAAGATGGAGATTGAAAATACCTTGGAAATTATTAAAAAGAATGAGATGAGAAGAAGAGAAATAGTTGAAAAAAATAATATAAAGATAAAAGAGTTAGAATTAAAAAATAAAGAGATTTTGGACGAGTTGGAAGAGTTAAAGATCAATAAAGAGGAAATTTTAGATAAAATTAATGAAATTGAAAGTAAAATAAATGAATTGATTGAAAAAAGAGAAAGGATAATGAAAGAGTTAAAAGAATATGAAAGCGATGAGAACTTAAAGAGAATGAATGAAATTGAGGATGAATTAAAAATTTTAGAGAAAGAAAAAGCAAAATTAAAAAATGAGATTGATAAGGGATTAACCTTAGTTAAAGAAATATTAATTCCAAAAATTGAAGAGCTTAATAAAAAAGCTTCTGAGCTGATAAATAAAAAGGCAGTATTGGAAAAGAATATTTCATTTTATGAAGAAGGTATTAACAAAAACTTGAAGATTTTGGAAGAAAAGAAGAAAAAATATGAAGAGTTGGCTAAAAATTTAAAAGAACTAACTACAAAAAAGGAAGAAATTGAGAAAGAGATAGAAACCTTAGAAAATGAAAAAAGAGATGTATTGAAAAAAGTTAGAGATATTGAAAATAGAATAAATGAACTTATGGTTGAAAAGGCAAAGTATGAGAGTAAATTAGAAGAAGAGGAAAGAAAACTCTATCTATGTGAAAAAGTAGATGTAAGTGAAGACTTGGAAGAAAAAAGCATTGAAGAGCTTGAATTATACATAGGAGAGCTTGAAAATGAAATAAAAAAATTAGAGCCAGTTAATATGAGGGCTATTGAAGATTACAACTATGTAGCTGAGAGATACAATGAATTGATAGAAAAAAGAAAAGAGTATGAAAGGGATGAGAAAAAATACCTTCAATTGATGGAAGAGCTTGAAAACAGAAAGAAAGAAGTGTTTATGGAAGTGTTTAACAAAGTAGCTAAAAACTTTGAGGATGTTTATAGGGAAATTGGAGGTTATGGAAAGCTAAGCTTAGAAAACGAAGAAAATCCTTTTGAAGGAGGGATTTTAATAGATGCATCTCCAAGAGGTAAAAAGCTATTGAGCTTAGATGCTATGAGTGGAGGAGAAAAATCACTAACTGCCTTAGCATTTTTGTTTGCCATTCAAAGATTAAACCCTTCACCATTTTATGTATTGGATGAAGTTGATGCCGCTTTGGATGTAAAAAATGTTTCCTTAATTGCAGATATGATTAAAAACGCCTCAAAAGATAGCCAATTTATAGTTGTAAGCCATAGAGAACAGATGGTTAGTAAAGCAGATGTTGTTTATGGTGTTTATATGGAAAACGGATTGAGTAAAGTTGTTGGCATTAGATTATAA